Within Cyanobium sp. AMD-g, the genomic segment GCTACACGGTGGACGCCATGCCCCGCACGCCCAAGGAACTGATGCAGGCGGTGCTCAGCGATCCGGAGGCCCTGGAAGGGGCCCCCGAGCTGGCGATCGCCCACCGGATGAGCGTCGAGGAGTACGAACGGCTCACCCCCTATTCCGAACGCCTGGAGGAGAACTGGGGCAAACCCCCTGGCAGCCTCAACTCCGACGGCACCAACCTGCTGATCTACGGCCGCCACTTCGGCAACGTGTTCGTGGGGGTGCAACCCACCTTCGGCTACGAGGGCGATCCGATGCGCCTGCTCTATTCGCGCAGCGCCAGCCCCCACCACGGCTTCGCCGCTTACTACACCTACCTGGAGAAGGTATGGGGCGCCGATGCGGTGCTCCACTTCGGCACCCATGGCTCGCTGGAGTTCATGCCGGGCAAGCAGATGGGCATGAGCGAAACCTGCTATCCCGATTCGCTCATCGGTGCCCTGCCCAACCTCTATTACTACGCGGCCAACAACCCGTCTGAGGCCACCATCGCCAAGCGGCGCGGCTACGCCTCCACCATCAGCTACCTCACCCCGCCGGCCGAGAATGCTGGCCTTTACAAGGGTCTCAAGGAGCTGGGTGAGCTGGTGGGGTCCTACCAGCAGCTGCGGGAGAGCTCCCGGGGGGTGCAGATCGTCAACGCGATCATCGAAACCGCCCGCCAGTGCAACCTCGACAAGGACGTGGTCCTGCCCGAGGGGGATGCCGACGCGGCGGCCCTCGACCTCGACGGCCGTGATGGCGTGGTGGGTGCCGTCTACCGCCAGCTGATGGAGATCGAGAGCCGGCTGCTGCCCTGCGGTCTGCACACGATCGGCAAGCCGCCCACCGCCGAGGAGGCGATCGCCACCCTGGTGAGCATCGCCGCCCTGGAGCGGGAGGAGGAGGGCCTGCGTTCCCTGCCGGCCCTGCTGGCCGAAAGCCGCGGTCGCACCATCGCCGAGGTGTACCGCGGCAACGATGAAGGCGTGCTGGCGGATGTGGAGCTCAACCGGGTGATCACCGAAGCCTGCCGGTCGGCGGTGGGCGCCATGGTCCGGGAGGTCACCGGCGCCGATGGCCGTGTCACCCTGCGGCGCAACTTCGGCTGGTTCTTCGATCTGCTGGAGCGTTTCGGCTACCGCCTGCCCTCCCCCTGGCTGAGCGCCTGCCGCTATGCCGGGTTCCCCGATGTGGATGTCACTGAGCTGGATCGCCAGTTCGCCTACCTGCGCTTCTGCCTGGAGCAGATCTGCGCCGACATGGAGATGGAGAGCCTGCTGCGGGCGCTTGATGGCGAGTACGTGCTGCCCGGTCCCGGCGGTGATCCGATCCGCAACCCCGGCGTGCTGCCCAGCGGCAAGAACATCCACGCCCTCGATCCCCAGGCCATCCCCACCCGGGCGGCCATCGCCGCCGCCAAGGTGGTCGTCGACCGGCTGATCGAGCGCCAGAGGGCCGAGCAGGGCACCTGGCCGGAAACGATCGCCTGCGTGCTCTGGGGCACCGACAACATCAAGACCTACGGCGAATCCCTGGCCCAGATCCTCTGGTTCATCGGTGTGCGTCCGATGGCCGATTCCCTCGGCCGGGTGAACAAGCTGGAGCTCATTTCCCTGGAGGAGCTGGGCCGGCCCCGCATCGACGTGGTGGTGAACTGCTCGGGCGTGTTCCGTGACCTGTTCATCAACCAGATGGCCCTGATCGACCAGGGCGTCAAGATGGCCGCCGAGGCCGATGAGCCCCTGGCGATGAACTTCGTGCGCAAGCACAGCCAGGAGCAGGCCGCCGAGCAGGGCATTTCCCTGCGGGACGCCGCCACCCGGGTGTTCTCCAATGCCAGCGGCAGCTACTCCTCGAACGTGAACCTGGCGGTGGAGAACAGCACCTGGGAGGAGGAGGGCGAGCTGCAGGAGATGTATCTCAGCCGCAAGACGTTTGCCTTCAACGCCGACAACCCCGGCGAGATGAACCAGAACCGGGAGGTGTTCGAATCGGCGATGAAGACCGCCGATGTGACCTTCCAGAACCTGGATTCGGCCGAGATCTCTCTCACCGATGTGAGCCACTACTTCGACTCCGACCCCACCAAGCTGATCGCCGGCCTGCGCGATGATGGTAAGGCTCCGACCAGCTACATCGCCGACACCACCACGGCCAACGCCCAGGTGCGTTCGTTGAGCGAAACCATCCGCCTCGATTCGCGCACCAAGCTGCTCAACCCCAAGTGGTATGAGGGCATGCTCGATTCCGGCTATGAAGGGGTGCGGGAGGTGGCCAAGCGGCTCAACTTCACCCTCGGTTGGAGCGCCACCAGCGGCGCGGTCGACAACTTTGTGTATGAGGAGGCCAACGAGACCTTCATCAACGACCCCGAGATGCGCAAGCGGCTGATGGACCTCAACCCCCACAGCTTCCGCCGCATCGTCGGCACCCTGCTGGAGGTGAATGGCCGCGGCTACTGGGAAACCTCTGACGAGAACATCGCCCAGCTGCAGGAGATCTACCAGGAGATCGAGGATCGGATCGAGGGCGTGACAAGCGAGGCCTGATCGATCAGGACCACGGGCCGGGTGTCGGTTATCGTGAACGGTCGCTCATCCCGCAGTTGGTAGCAGCATATGTGCTGCATTGAGAAGTGATGGGAGAATGGGTACACAACTCTTCATGACTCCCGCCGCGTCGTTGGGCGCTGAGGTTTGCCGCCATGGCGATGGCTGCAGCCCCCGCGGGCTGGGGGTCGGCCGTCTGCTGCTCCGATGCCTGCGTAGGACTGAGCCATGCCATTGCACGGGAAAAGAACCGTGAGAGTTGACATGCAGGCTCAACCCATCTCAGCCACCTGCAATGACATGGGCGATCGACCCAGCTCCACTCCCTACACCCTGAGAACCATGTCCAACAAATTCGACGCCGCGGCCAAAGATGCTGAAGGCAAAATCCAGTCCGCCGTCGGCTCCCTCACCGGCGACAAGGGCCAGCAACTCAAAGGAGAAGCCAAACAGGTCCAGGCCGACGCCATGAAGGCGGTGGCCAAACTGAAAGAGGAAGCCAAGAAGGCGGCCAGCAAGCTTGCTGATGCCACCGAATAGTCAGCCAGCCGGCACCTTCTGGGATCCCATGGTGTCCAGTCTCCATCGCAAGATCCTGATGAGTGCCAGTCAGCCCGTGCCAGGCCCAATGATCGCCATCCGATCAGGTGGCACCTGATCATCCGTAGCCAAGGCCATGCCGGGGAGTCGTCGCTCCCCGGCTTTACCCTCAAGCGGGCCAAGGGGCCATGGCAGAGGCCTTTCTGCCTGTTTTGAGCGAGTGGAACGATGTGGATTAAAAAAGGGGGGCCTAAGCCCCCCGAATCACCCCTGAGGGGTGAGTGAATGGATCGGAATCACTTACCGATCTTGGCCACTTCGGCGCGAGCCCGAGCCAGCACAGCGCCCGTGAGGGGCACGTAGTCGAGCGACTTGGCGATCGCCTGACCCTTGGGAGACAGGCCCCAGGTCAGGAACTGACGGATGGTTCCGGCTTTGTCGCCATTGCCCCGCTGATAGGCCAGGATCCAGGTGAACGAGGCGATCGGGAAGCTGTTGGCGCCGGCCGGGTTGCAGTCTTCACCGCCGAGGCGGGCATCCAGTTTGACGCTGTTGAGTGCGGCAGCGCCAGTGATGTCGTTGGCCAACACAAACTTGCCAGCTTTGTTCTGAACGGCGGCGGGGGTGATCTTGCCCTTCACGAAGGCCTGGTTGAGGTAGCCCATCGAGCCGGGGGTGTTCTGGATCACGCCGGCCACGCCCTCATTGCCTTTGCCGCCGACACCCACGGGCCACTTGACCGCCTTGCCGGTACCCACCTTGCTCTTCCACTCCGGCGAGAAGCAGGACAGGGAGTTGGTGAAGACGTAGGTGGTGCCGGAACCATCGGAGCGGTGGGCCACCGTGATCGGGCCCTTGCCGCACTTCAGCTGATCCCAGGTCTTGATCTTGCCCAGGAAGATATCGGCGACCTGGGTCTGGGTGAGCTTGAGGTTCTTGCAGCCGGGGTTGTTGTAGGCGGGGGTGACCGTGCCACCCATCATCGGAATCTGCAGGGCACCACGCTGGGCGGTCACGCCCTTGGTGAATTCACCTTTGGAGGCGCTCAGCTCTTCATCGGTGGCGCCGAAGTCAACGCTGCCGGCATGGAACTGGCGAACACCGGCTCCTGAACCGACCGACTGGTAGTTGACCTGCCTCTTGGTTTGCTTGGCAAACTCAACGGCCCAGCGCTGGTAGGCCGGTGCGGGAAAGGTGGCCCCGGCTCCACTGATGGAATTGCTCTGGGCGATCACCGGAACCGCCAGTCCAGCGGTGACAGCACCGGCGGCGGAGAGAATCAGGGCCTTCTTCGCGAAGGTCATCAGAATTGCCAATTGTGGAGCAGGTCATGAATAGCAACCCGCTCCACCCATTCGTGTTATGGGCAGGTTAACGGGTCTTCAAGGATTGGCCGGGCCTGGCGTCCTGGCGCATCAGGACGCCATTCCTGGGCGGAGATCATGGTGTGGCGTCGGTTCCGATGGCTTGGGGCGAGCCCGCCGATCCGCGGTGAAGCCTTGGTCGGGGTGGCCCATGGCCTGGTAGCTCACATGACCTGCCAGTGGCCAGGCCCGCGCCCCTTTCGCCGTAGACAGCCCACCGTGCCTTTGCTGGGCCGGATGGGAGCCCGTCACCGATGTCACATCAGACTGTGTGAAAGCAACGACCTCGCTTTGCGGCCCTGGCTAGGGGTAGGGGTGCTATTCCAGCCATCCACGTGAAAGAGCTCACCAGCGCCATCAACCAACACCTGGCTGCTGAGTTTCAGGCCGGCCACACCTATCTGGCCATGTCGATCTGGCTGCGGGAGAAGGATCTGGCGGGATTTTCCACCTACATGCATGGCAAGAGCCAGGAGGAGCGCGACCATGCGGCCCGCATGATCGCCTACCTGGTGGACAGCGACGAACAGGTGGAATTGCCCACGATCGACGCTCCGGAACGCAGCTGGCCCTCGGTGCAGACCCTGTTCGACCAGGTGTACGAGATGGAAAAGGGGGTCACCGCCTCGATCAACCGTCTCTACGCCATGGCCGAAACCGTTGGTGAGCGCAGCGCCACCGCCATGCTCGATTGGTTCGTGGCCGAGCAGCTCCAGGAGGAAGCCGAAGCCCGCTTCGTGCGCAAGCGCCTGCGCCTGGCCGGCGACAACAGCGCCGCCCTGCTGCTGCTGGATCAGCAGTTCCTGGAGGGGACCGCCCTGACCCACGTCAAGGGCGGTCTCAGTGGCACCAGGGGGGCCTGAAGCGCCGGTGCCGTCGTCATCCCTTTCCCCGTCCTGCCACGGCTCCCCGGTGCAGGGTGGCCAAAGCCATGGCGCGGGCTTTCAGCTGGCCCTGGTGGGGATGCCCAACACCGGCAAATCAACGCTCTTCAACCGACTCACCGGCGGCCATGCGCAGATCGCCAACTGGCCTGGCCTGACGGTGGAGCTGCAACGGGGTCCGCTGCCGGACGACGGCCATGGCAGCAGCTACGAACTGGTGGATCTGCCGGGGATCCACGACCTCAGCGGCAGCAGTGAGGACGAGGCCTTGGTGCAGCGCTTCCTGCGCGACACCCCGCCCGATCTGCTGGTTGTGGTTCTCAATGCCAGCCAGATCAACAGCCAGTTGCGGCTGCTGCTGCAGCTGCGGCAGCTGGGCCTGCCGCTGCTGGCGGCGCTCAACATGAGCGATGAGGCCGGGCGATTCGGCATCGCCATCGACCATCAGGGGTTGTCCCAGGCCCTCGGCTTGCCGGTGCTGCCGGTGAGCGCCAAGCGGAACCAGGGAATCGCCGAACTGCTCCAGACGCTGCACCAATGGGGAGAAAGGCCGAGAGGTTCCGAGGTGGCCCTGCCAGGCTCTCCGCAGCCGCCGGTTCCAGTGCCGGAGGGGTGGCAGCAGGAACTGCTGACCCGTTTCGTGACCATCCCGGAAGGGTTGCTCCATCACCGCACCCGCCTGATGGATCGGCTGCTGCTCCATCCACTGCTGGGGCTGGGGATCTTCCTGGTGATGGTCCTGGTGGTGTTCCAGCTGCTCTACGCCGTGACCACACCCCTG encodes:
- a CDS encoding ferritin, which codes for MKELTSAINQHLAAEFQAGHTYLAMSIWLREKDLAGFSTYMHGKSQEERDHAARMIAYLVDSDEQVELPTIDAPERSWPSVQTLFDQVYEMEKGVTASINRLYAMAETVGERSATAMLDWFVAEQLQEEAEARFVRKRLRLAGDNSAALLLLDQQFLEGTALTHVKGGLSGTRGA
- a CDS encoding CsbD family protein — translated: MSNKFDAAAKDAEGKIQSAVGSLTGDKGQQLKGEAKQVQADAMKAVAKLKEEAKKAASKLADATE
- a CDS encoding magnesium chelatase subunit H; amino-acid sequence: MFTQVRSASRRVSPAPTDGANDRVVMKAVYVVLEPQYQNALTTAATGLNDQNGPLAVELSGYLIEELRDPANYADFCADVAAADVFIASLIFIEDLAQKVVDAVAPHRDRLKAVVVFPSMPEVMRLNKLGTFSMAQLGQSKSAIAQFMRKRKEANGAGFQDAMLKLLNTLPTVLKYLPVEKAQDARSFMLSFQYWLGGTPDNLRNFLLMLADRYVFGKAELGRPQLTVADPVVFPDLGIWHPMAPGMFEDLKEYLNWSASRSDLSEKARRGPVIGLVLQRSHIVTGDDAHYVAIIQELEYRGATVIPVFCGGLDFSRPVSSFFYDPLQPDQPLVDGVVSLTGFALVGGPARQDHPKAIETLKRLNRPYMVALPLVFQTTQEWEESDLGLHPVQVALQIAIPELDGAIEPIVLSGRDDATGKAHTLQDRVDAIAERAIRWASLRIKPRAEKKLAITVFSFPPDKGNVGTAAYLDVFGSIFRVLEEMKAKGYTVDAMPRTPKELMQAVLSDPEALEGAPELAIAHRMSVEEYERLTPYSERLEENWGKPPGSLNSDGTNLLIYGRHFGNVFVGVQPTFGYEGDPMRLLYSRSASPHHGFAAYYTYLEKVWGADAVLHFGTHGSLEFMPGKQMGMSETCYPDSLIGALPNLYYYAANNPSEATIAKRRGYASTISYLTPPAENAGLYKGLKELGELVGSYQQLRESSRGVQIVNAIIETARQCNLDKDVVLPEGDADAAALDLDGRDGVVGAVYRQLMEIESRLLPCGLHTIGKPPTAEEAIATLVSIAALEREEEGLRSLPALLAESRGRTIAEVYRGNDEGVLADVELNRVITEACRSAVGAMVREVTGADGRVTLRRNFGWFFDLLERFGYRLPSPWLSACRYAGFPDVDVTELDRQFAYLRFCLEQICADMEMESLLRALDGEYVLPGPGGDPIRNPGVLPSGKNIHALDPQAIPTRAAIAAAKVVVDRLIERQRAEQGTWPETIACVLWGTDNIKTYGESLAQILWFIGVRPMADSLGRVNKLELISLEELGRPRIDVVVNCSGVFRDLFINQMALIDQGVKMAAEADEPLAMNFVRKHSQEQAAEQGISLRDAATRVFSNASGSYSSNVNLAVENSTWEEEGELQEMYLSRKTFAFNADNPGEMNQNREVFESAMKTADVTFQNLDSAEISLTDVSHYFDSDPTKLIAGLRDDGKAPTSYIADTTTANAQVRSLSETIRLDSRTKLLNPKWYEGMLDSGYEGVREVAKRLNFTLGWSATSGAVDNFVYEEANETFINDPEMRKRLMDLNPHSFRRIVGTLLEVNGRGYWETSDENIAQLQEIYQEIEDRIEGVTSEA
- the pstS gene encoding phosphate ABC transporter substrate-binding protein PstS, whose amino-acid sequence is MTFAKKALILSAAGAVTAGLAVPVIAQSNSISGAGATFPAPAYQRWAVEFAKQTKRQVNYQSVGSGAGVRQFHAGSVDFGATDEELSASKGEFTKGVTAQRGALQIPMMGGTVTPAYNNPGCKNLKLTQTQVADIFLGKIKTWDQLKCGKGPITVAHRSDGSGTTYVFTNSLSCFSPEWKSKVGTGKAVKWPVGVGGKGNEGVAGVIQNTPGSMGYLNQAFVKGKITPAAVQNKAGKFVLANDITGAAALNSVKLDARLGGEDCNPAGANSFPIASFTWILAYQRGNGDKAGTIRQFLTWGLSPKGQAIAKSLDYVPLTGAVLARARAEVAKIGK